Proteins from a single region of Argiope bruennichi chromosome 6, qqArgBrue1.1, whole genome shotgun sequence:
- the LOC129972076 gene encoding uncharacterized protein LOC129972076, with protein MLFEIQSYKDIEGRDSLVGRELDSHPLGCKFVPRKPKTLRVQGGWCTYPPKHVSNDKLSSSTTPIRPVFDASARLANYPSLNQCLECGPNLIELIPNILLRFREGQLGVIADIRKAFLQISIRKEDRDFLRFLWWENREEKKLRVFRHTRVVFGVKCSPFLLASVIEYHIQKCEGFEKSLKKRLLESFYIDNVVTSVDSKDQLDRFIDNSKTLMAKGGFDLREWEWSGDCETNSKEETQVLGLIWNKKLDTLKINMKWLDGINVEKVTKRSMLSTVHKVFDPFGFTAPVMLCPKIMLQKAWTLGTSWDEEVTGELRKEFLQWFQELKHLSDIQIPRCVQASSKDISNCTIHTFVDGSKDAYAAVTFLRIENNGRIELFLLAAKSRVAPLRGTTIPRMELLAAVIGARLANSVVEALGWKNVTIYYWSDSTTVLAWILREENWSVFVRNRVQEIRKLSNPTSWRHIPGDKNPADLPSRGCKAKHLVSLRWWEGPQWMKNAFEFQNIMGSTNHDWNEEEIRKEKSKTTFILSNNEACGVANWYYRYFSNYDRIVRLVAWILRFMNNCKNITEKKHGELTTTEFQEAEMKNKDQHQFKNRFKETQTKEYAKSQPFLQPLFPVTTYEQYVISRDIEEKYLQKVQVQP; from the exons ATGTTGTTTGAAATTCAAAGTTATAAGGATAttgaaggccgggatagcctagtTGGTAGGGAGTTGGATTCACATCCCTTGGGTTGTAAGTTCGTACCCCGAAAgccaaagactctccgtgtacaAGGTGGTTGGTGCACATATCCACCAAAGCATGTATCCAA TGATAAACTAAGCAGCAGCACTACTCCAATTCGTCCGGTGTTTGACGCTTCAGCGAGATTAGCAAATTATCCATCTTTGAATCAGTGCTTGGAATGTGGTCCTAATCTCATTGAGcttattccaaatattcttcTTCGATTCAGAGAGGGACAGCTTGGCGTTATAGCTGACATCAGGAAAGCTTTTCTGCAAATTAGTATTCGTAAAGAGGATAGAGACTTCCTTCGGTTTTTGTGGTgggaaaatagagaagaaaagaaattgagagtTTTTCGTCACACAAGAGTTGTTTTTGGGGTAAAATGTAGCCCTTTTCTTTTAGCTTCAGTAATTGAGTAccatattcaaaaatgtgaaggatttgaaaaatctttgaagaaaagacTTTTGGAGAGTTTCTACATTGATAATGTCGTTACTAGTGTCGACAGTAAAGACCAATTAGATCGATTCATTGACAATTCTAAAACCTTGATGGCAAAAGGTGGTTTTGATCTTAGAGAATGGGAATGGTCTGGCGACTGTGAAACTAATTCAAAGGAAGAAACTCAGGTATTAGGtcttatttggaataagaaattagacactttgaaaattaacatgaaatggcTGGATGGCATTAATgtggaaaaagtaactaaaaggaGTATGTTATCTACAGTACATAAAGTATTTGATCCTTTTGGATTCACTGCACCAGTGATGCTCTGTCcaaaaataatgctacaaaaggCATGGACATTAGGTACAAGTTGGGATGAAGAAGTAACTGGTGAGCTTCGTAAAGAATTTCTACAGTGGTTTCAAGAACTTAAGCATTTGTCTGACATACAGATTCCTAGGTGTGTTCAAGCATCTTCAAAAGATATAAGCAACTGCACTATCCATACGTTTGTTGATGGAAGCAAAGATGCATATGCTGCTGTTACATtccttagaatagaaaataatggtcGAATCGAGCTATTTCTACTTGCAGCGAAATCTCGAGTGGCTCCGTTAAGAGGCACAACTATCCCAAGAATGGAACTTCTTGCGGCGGTGATTGGAGCGAGGCTAGCGAATTCAGTTGTTGAAGCTCTTGGTTGGAAAAATGTTACGATATATTACTGGAGTGATTCTACAACAGTGCTTGCATGGATATTACGAGAAGAAAATTGGTCTGTCTTCGTTAGGAACAGAGTCCAAGAGATAAGGAAGTTGAGTAATCCTACATCATGGAGACACATACCTGGTGATAAGAATCCGGCAGATTTACCTTCCAGGGGCTGCAAGGCAAAACATCTAGTCTCCCTAAGATGGTGGGAGGGTCCACAatggatgaaaaatgcttttgaatttcaaaacattatgggtTCCACCAACCATGATTGGAATGAAGAAGAGATTAGAAAGGAAAAGTCTAAGAcgacttttatattatcaaataatgaagcctGTGGTGTTGCAAACTGGTACTACAGATATTTTTCGAACTATGATAGAATAGTTCGTCTTGTTGCATGGATCCTCCGCTTCATGaacaactgcaaaaatataactGAGAAGAAGCATGGTGAATTAACCACTACAGAATTTCAGGAAgcagaaatgaag AATAAGGACCAACATCAATTCAAGAACCGTTTTAAAGAAACCCAAACAAAAGAATATGCAAAATCTCAACCTTTCCTCCAACCATTGTTTCCCGTTACGACCTACGAACAATATGTGATAAGCAGAGATATTGAGGAAAAGTATTTGCAAAAAGTTCAAGTGCAACCTTAA